In Rickettsia endosymbiont of Gonocerus acuteangulatus, the following are encoded in one genomic region:
- the istA gene encoding IS21 family transposase, with the protein MYTTIITLYKQGNSQRNIAKLTRTDRKTVRKIINRYVEAGTESPAIYERSSVLDFWHEKIIELLEKNLSYIRIFEELKNQGYTSSYTSLTRYIKKYKIKDNSCIRFHTLAGEEAQVDFGDIGLQYNSKGRRVKAYVFNMRLSYSRLDYYEVVFDQSCQTWIQCHINAFNYFAGSPKVIKLDNLKAGVVDANFYEPVYQKEYKCLADHYGILLSPCRVYQPQEKGKVESGIKYVKNNFFAGRKFDRYEELTNGLANWLNKANSRIHGTTKRIPRELFEQEERSSLIPLPLETFDLSSWHNRKVAKDCHITIDNNYYSVPAKYIYSEVMVQLSPKLVQIFSIQNDLIARHVRTEGKGIFTTNPSHYAKYKRLCPGFIEYSEHYQQQMQQIGNNCSLLLESLQQTRVNDWQRCARGIISLRKVYNDDLIDKACHRALHYGISSYSKIKNILNSNAVNLPLPEFGGNNAELI; encoded by the coding sequence ATGTATACAACAATTATCACCCTTTATAAACAAGGCAATAGTCAAAGGAATATTGCCAAACTAACAAGAACAGACCGCAAAACAGTACGAAAAATAATAAACCGCTATGTAGAGGCTGGTACAGAATCCCCAGCAATCTATGAACGATCTTCAGTTTTGGATTTTTGGCACGAAAAAATAATTGAGTTATTAGAAAAAAATCTGAGTTACATAAGAATTTTTGAGGAGTTAAAAAATCAAGGTTATACAAGCAGTTATACTTCTTTGACCCGTTATATCAAAAAATATAAAATTAAGGATAACAGTTGCATTCGTTTTCATACTTTAGCAGGAGAGGAAGCACAAGTAGATTTTGGTGACATAGGCTTACAGTATAATTCTAAAGGGCGTAGAGTTAAAGCATATGTATTTAATATGCGTTTAAGCTATAGTCGCCTTGATTATTATGAAGTAGTGTTTGATCAAAGTTGTCAAACATGGATTCAATGTCATATCAATGCATTTAATTATTTTGCTGGTAGTCCAAAAGTAATAAAACTTGATAATCTTAAAGCTGGAGTAGTAGATGCCAATTTTTATGAGCCAGTATATCAGAAGGAATATAAGTGCTTAGCCGATCATTATGGAATTTTACTTTCTCCTTGTCGAGTGTATCAACCGCAAGAAAAAGGCAAAGTTGAGTCGGGAATAAAATACGTTAAAAATAATTTTTTTGCTGGTCGTAAATTTGATAGATATGAAGAATTAACAAATGGTCTTGCAAATTGGTTAAATAAGGCCAATAGCCGAATACATGGTACTACTAAGAGAATACCTAGAGAACTGTTTGAGCAAGAGGAAAGAAGTAGTTTGATTCCTTTACCATTAGAAACTTTTGATTTGTCATCTTGGCATAATCGAAAAGTAGCAAAAGATTGTCATATTACCATAGATAATAATTATTACTCTGTACCAGCAAAATATATATACAGTGAGGTAATGGTACAATTGTCCCCAAAACTTGTTCAAATATTTTCTATACAAAATGATTTAATAGCAAGACACGTTAGAACAGAGGGCAAGGGGATATTTACCACTAATCCGTCTCATTATGCTAAATACAAACGTCTATGCCCAGGTTTTATAGAATATAGTGAACATTATCAACAACAAATGCAGCAGATAGGGAATAATTGCAGTTTATTATTAGAATCATTACAACAAACAAGAGTGAATGATTGGCAACGTTGTGCACGAGGTATCATTTCTTTACGTAAGGTTTACAATGATGACTTAATAGATAAAGCCTGTCATAGAGCACTACATTATGGTATAAGTTCTTACTCTAAAATTAAGAATATTTTAAATAGTAATGCAGTAAACTTACCATTACCAGAGTTTGGAGGTAATAATGCAGAACTTATTTAA
- the istB gene encoding IS21-like element helper ATPase IstB: MQNLFNDLRSFRLSGIVNSLNERIIYAQNNKLGFKEFLSLLCEDEKSNRKDNNYRRRKSAAKLPVTKNLEDFDFNFQPSVDAKVISDLSTCDYINTKGNVIFIGDSETGKTHLAIGLALKALTREYSVYFTTVSDMLYNLHIARADNSYHKKVKLLLSFDLLILDELGFKQLPKHSVEDFFNIIAKRYENKSTIITTNKDFEKWNEIFADEVLTHAIIDRVVHHAHILNIKGKSYRINNYKSGGNMA, encoded by the coding sequence ATGCAGAACTTATTTAATGACCTACGAAGCTTTAGATTATCAGGTATAGTCAATAGTTTAAATGAAAGGATTATTTATGCTCAAAATAATAAACTAGGATTTAAAGAATTTCTATCACTATTATGTGAAGATGAAAAATCTAACCGTAAGGATAATAATTACCGTCGCCGTAAAAGTGCTGCTAAATTGCCGGTAACTAAAAATTTAGAAGACTTTGATTTTAATTTCCAACCAAGTGTTGATGCCAAAGTAATAAGTGATTTATCAACTTGTGATTATATTAATACTAAGGGAAATGTAATATTCATAGGTGATTCAGAAACTGGGAAAACTCATCTTGCCATTGGGCTAGCATTAAAAGCTTTAACACGAGAATACTCTGTATATTTTACTACGGTATCGGATATGCTTTATAATTTACATATTGCAAGAGCAGATAATAGTTATCACAAAAAGGTTAAATTACTCCTATCGTTTGATTTATTAATTCTTGATGAGCTCGGGTTTAAGCAATTGCCAAAACATTCAGTAGAAGACTTTTTTAATATTATTGCTAAACGATATGAAAATAAATCTACCATTATTACCACAAACAAGGATTTTGAAAAATGGAATGAAATATTTGCTGATGAAGTATTAACTCATGCAATTATTGATCGAGTGGTACATCATGCTCATATACTAAACATAAAAGGTAAAAGTTATCGTATTAATAACTATAAATCTGGAGGTAATATGGCATAA